From a region of the Gossypium raimondii isolate GPD5lz chromosome 10, ASM2569854v1, whole genome shotgun sequence genome:
- the LOC105778058 gene encoding 50S ribosomal protein L28, chloroplastic, with the protein MATLATLGTTSLLRFQKADPLKASPSPHLLGSLSSQVSGIKLSCNLPDVAPLKPISTPFTPLQPVARRVCPFTGKKANKANKVSFSNHKTKKLQFVNLQYKKVWWEAGKRYVKLRLSTKALKTIEKNGLDAVAKKAGIDLRKE; encoded by the exons ATGGCAACGTTGGCCACTTTGGGAACTACTTCACTCCTTAGGTTTCAGAAAGCAGACCCCCTAAAGGCAAGCCCATCTCCACATCTTCTGGGTTCTCTCTCTTCTCAAGTCAGTGGCATCAAATTATCCTGCAACCTCCCTGACGTGGCACCTCTCAAACCCATATCCACACCTTTCACTCCTCTCCAGCCTGTTGCTC GCAGAGTATGCCCTTTCACTGGAAAGAAGGCAAACAAAGCTAACAAAGTATCCTTCTCGAACCACAAGACAAAGAAATTGCAGTTTGTCAATCTCCAATACAAGAAGGTTTGGTGGGAAGCTGGTAAACGCTATGTAAAACTGCGCTTGTCGACCAAGGCGTTGAAGACCATAGAGAAGAACGGACTGGATGCTGTTGCTAAGAAAGCTGGAATTGATCTTCGCAAGGAATGA